Proteins from a genomic interval of uncultured Methanocorpusculum sp.:
- the purF gene encoding amidophosphoribosyltransferase, which yields MALYALQHRGQESAGICTYDGETVHRYKGYGLVSEVFSGPILEGLRGKTGIGHVRYPTTGGSKPENIQPFHFMFREHSLSLVHNGNLINTDELRYEYEGHGHIFSTTSDTEVIAAIIANEIIHDHTPDEAISYCMRKISGSYVVIFMLDGILYSFRDPLGIKPLCLGKTETGGHVLASESVALDAIGAEFIRDIYPGESVRLQGGEVFSRQVIKAKSCAHCMFEYVYFARADAVIDGISVYDVRRKTGALLAKEAPAKADLISPVPDSGTAAATGFSRESGIPFREAVIKNRYTGRTFIMPSQEKREIAVRMKLNPVRGHIKDKSVVLVDDSIVRGTTSKKILSLVREFGAKELHLRIASPPIIAPCYLGTDFPTRDELIASTKSVSQVEKEIDATSLAHISLDGLIKAIGIPRQDLCLGCLTGKYPLAIPGEKEDDREIEMVDCYSCP from the coding sequence TTGGCATTATATGCACTCCAGCACCGGGGTCAGGAGAGTGCAGGCATTTGTACGTATGATGGTGAGACTGTACATAGATACAAAGGATACGGGCTCGTGTCCGAGGTGTTTAGCGGTCCGATCCTCGAGGGGCTGAGAGGGAAAACAGGCATCGGTCATGTACGATATCCAACGACCGGTGGATCGAAACCGGAGAACATTCAGCCGTTCCATTTTATGTTTCGGGAACATTCTCTGTCGCTCGTCCACAACGGGAACCTGATCAATACCGATGAACTCAGATACGAATACGAAGGTCACGGCCACATTTTTTCCACGACTTCAGACACTGAAGTCATTGCAGCAATCATCGCAAACGAGATCATCCACGACCACACGCCTGACGAAGCGATCAGTTACTGTATGCGAAAGATCAGCGGATCATATGTCGTGATCTTTATGCTGGACGGAATTCTGTATTCTTTCCGCGATCCACTGGGCATCAAACCTCTCTGCCTTGGAAAAACCGAGACGGGAGGGCATGTTCTCGCTTCCGAAAGCGTAGCGCTGGATGCGATCGGGGCCGAATTTATCAGAGACATCTATCCTGGTGAAAGCGTGAGGCTGCAGGGCGGGGAAGTTTTTTCCCGGCAGGTGATTAAAGCAAAATCCTGCGCTCACTGCATGTTCGAATATGTCTACTTCGCACGGGCCGATGCAGTCATCGACGGTATCTCGGTCTACGATGTGCGCAGAAAAACCGGAGCACTGCTCGCAAAGGAGGCGCCGGCAAAAGCGGATCTTATCTCGCCCGTTCCGGATTCGGGAACGGCGGCGGCCACCGGATTCTCCCGCGAATCGGGCATCCCGTTCCGTGAAGCCGTGATCAAAAACCGGTACACGGGCCGGACATTTATTATGCCGAGCCAGGAAAAACGAGAGATCGCCGTTCGGATGAAACTAAATCCGGTTCGCGGCCATATCAAAGACAAATCCGTGGTCTTGGTCGACGACAGTATCGTGCGTGGAACGACCTCGAAAAAGATCCTGTCGCTTGTGCGCGAGTTCGGCGCAAAGGAACTTCATCTCAGAATCGCATCCCCACCGATCATCGCCCCCTGTTATCTTGGAACGGACTTTCCCACAAGGGATGAACTGATCGCCTCGACAAAATCGGTCAGCCAGGTGGAAAAAGAGATCGACGCAACCAGTCTTGCCCACATCTCGCTTGACGGACTTATCAAAGCGATCGGCATTCCGCGACAGGATCTCTGTCTTGGGTGTCTGACCGGAAAATACCCGCTGGCAATTCCGGGAGAAAAGGAAGACGACCGCGAGATAGAGATGGTCGACTGCTACTCCTGCCCCTGA
- a CDS encoding MBL fold metallo-hydrolase: MSEAIIWLSGTGWRANSYIAGNILFDAAVSIDAVQPYRDQIDTIVLTHGHYDHMVNLVRLAEFCNAKVMIGEYDLPLLKNSQLSLSNKFGGEPPKYPVEILKDGDKIGDFTVYHTPGHTQGSICLFRDSDGALIAGDTIFPNGSFGRYDLPTGNHAQLVSSINRIAELPVESLWPGHEMPVVTDAKHHVLLSKYDVVRYG, from the coding sequence ATGAGCGAAGCGATAATCTGGCTTTCAGGGACCGGCTGGAGAGCGAATTCCTATATCGCCGGAAACATCCTTTTCGATGCAGCCGTCTCGATCGATGCGGTACAACCTTACAGAGATCAGATCGACACAATCGTTCTGACGCACGGACATTACGATCATATGGTAAATCTGGTCCGGCTCGCCGAGTTCTGTAATGCGAAGGTCATGATCGGCGAGTATGATCTGCCGTTATTAAAGAATTCTCAACTCAGTCTCTCGAATAAATTCGGAGGAGAGCCGCCGAAGTATCCGGTTGAGATTTTAAAAGACGGAGACAAAATAGGAGACTTCACCGTGTACCACACTCCGGGACACACGCAAGGAAGCATCTGTCTCTTTAGGGATTCAGACGGAGCATTGATCGCCGGAGACACGATCTTTCCAAACGGTTCATTTGGACGTTACGATCTGCCGACGGGAAACCATGCTCAGCTGGTCAGTTCCATCAACCGGATCGCAGAGCTTCCGGTGGAATCTCTTTGGCCCGGGCATGAGATGCCGGTCGTAACCGACGCAAAACACCATGTTCTCCTGTCGAAATACGATGTTGTAAGATATGGATAA
- a CDS encoding adenosylcobalamin-dependent ribonucleoside-diphosphate reductase gives MADSVVDSILAARYYRTGEASFEDVCRRVADALGETPEETKEYYDAMMSLSFLPNSPTLMNAGTPLGQLSACFTLPVNDSLPEIFDAIRWGAIIHQSGGGTGYNFSHLRPEGSPVRSTDGVASGPISFMRVFNAATDVIKQGGRRRGANMGILIVWHPDIMKFIKSKAKEGDFSNFNISVMVSDAFMELVAKGEKDKVWVTSTKGVGITVGEIWEGIIEGVWKNGEPGILFYDTINRKNPTPNLGEIDTTNPCGEQPLLPFESCVLGSINLAKFIRADGLNYEALDKMTRMGIRFLDAVITKNVFPIPEIRDATNRTRKVGLGLMGVHDAMLMLRIPYDSEAGRNFCIEVMERVNNVAVEESIALGKEKGTFPAYKGSVWDQQGIIMRNAALTTIAPTGTISLLAGCSSGIEPVFSFAYTRRNTVGKTFVMVHPYFESELKRVITSMGLTGAEAETKRDEVINHVHETGTVQDIIWLPDTFKAVFKTALDIGWKDHVLMQAAFQKHVHASISKTINMPVSATKEDVEKAVVLAWREGIKGMTLYRTGSREDVVLALEKKETKPVEASPELPVPGLLPQLTFTRPRELVGRTFLAQSGCCRLYITVNTMDGKPMEVFIRTVGAGCEASSNALGRSISTGLQNGVPYEKFVKQFAKVNCVSAIKNKNSEGMSCADVVGKCIELAATNQAIATLDNWSLTPVTPGEKKNPPCPECGEPLDFGEGCNQGICKHCGWSGCS, from the coding sequence ATGGCGGATTCAGTAGTTGACAGTATTTTAGCGGCGAGATATTATCGCACCGGTGAGGCATCGTTCGAAGATGTCTGCAGACGAGTTGCAGATGCATTGGGTGAAACACCGGAAGAGACAAAAGAATACTATGACGCCATGATGTCGTTGTCGTTCCTGCCGAACTCTCCGACATTGATGAATGCCGGAACACCGCTTGGGCAGCTTTCCGCCTGTTTTACGCTGCCGGTGAACGATTCGCTTCCGGAGATCTTCGATGCGATCCGCTGGGGGGCGATTATTCATCAGTCGGGAGGAGGAACGGGTTACAACTTTTCCCACCTTCGCCCGGAGGGCTCCCCTGTCCGTTCAACGGACGGCGTAGCATCCGGACCGATCTCCTTTATGCGGGTGTTCAACGCAGCAACCGATGTCATCAAACAGGGAGGCAGAAGACGCGGGGCGAATATGGGTATCCTGATCGTCTGGCACCCGGACATCATGAAGTTCATCAAAAGCAAAGCCAAGGAAGGCGACTTCAGCAACTTCAATATCTCCGTGATGGTCTCGGACGCGTTCATGGAACTTGTGGCAAAAGGCGAGAAGGACAAGGTCTGGGTAACCAGCACCAAAGGCGTGGGCATTACCGTTGGGGAGATTTGGGAAGGCATCATCGAAGGTGTCTGGAAGAACGGCGAGCCCGGAATTCTTTTCTACGACACGATCAACAGGAAAAACCCTACTCCGAATCTCGGCGAGATCGACACCACCAATCCCTGCGGAGAACAGCCGCTCCTTCCGTTCGAATCCTGCGTTCTTGGAAGCATCAATCTGGCGAAGTTCATCCGGGCCGACGGTCTGAACTACGAAGCTCTTGATAAAATGACCCGGATGGGTATCCGTTTCCTCGATGCCGTCATCACGAAGAATGTCTTCCCGATCCCGGAGATCCGCGATGCCACGAACCGCACGCGAAAGGTTGGTCTCGGTCTGATGGGCGTGCACGATGCGATGCTCATGCTTCGGATCCCCTATGATTCGGAAGCCGGCAGAAACTTCTGCATCGAAGTGATGGAACGGGTCAACAATGTTGCCGTCGAAGAGTCCATCGCTCTTGGAAAAGAGAAGGGAACCTTCCCCGCATACAAAGGCAGTGTTTGGGATCAGCAGGGAATCATTATGCGGAATGCTGCCCTTACCACGATCGCCCCGACCGGAACCATTTCGCTTCTCGCCGGCTGTTCGTCCGGTATCGAGCCGGTGTTCTCGTTTGCCTACACCCGAAGGAACACGGTCGGCAAAACATTCGTGATGGTCCATCCGTACTTCGAGTCGGAACTCAAACGTGTCATTACGTCAATGGGCCTCACGGGCGCTGAGGCGGAAACAAAACGCGATGAGGTCATCAACCATGTGCATGAGACAGGCACGGTGCAGGATATTATCTGGCTGCCCGACACGTTCAAAGCGGTGTTCAAGACCGCTCTGGATATCGGATGGAAGGACCATGTCTTGATGCAGGCGGCATTCCAGAAGCATGTCCACGCCTCGATCTCGAAGACTATCAACATGCCTGTCTCTGCTACCAAAGAGGATGTCGAGAAGGCGGTCGTTCTTGCATGGAGAGAAGGGATCAAAGGAATGACTCTCTACCGTACCGGGTCCAGAGAGGATGTCGTTCTTGCTCTGGAGAAGAAGGAAACCAAACCAGTGGAAGCTTCCCCGGAACTGCCGGTCCCCGGCCTTCTTCCGCAGCTGACCTTTACCCGTCCACGGGAGCTGGTTGGAAGAACCTTCCTTGCCCAGTCCGGCTGCTGCCGTCTGTATATCACGGTGAACACGATGGACGGCAAACCGATGGAAGTGTTCATCCGAACCGTCGGAGCCGGATGCGAGGCAAGCAGCAATGCTCTTGGCCGGAGTATCAGCACAGGTTTACAGAACGGTGTTCCGTATGAGAAGTTCGTGAAGCAGTTTGCGAAGGTGAACTGTGTCTCGGCGATCAAAAACAAAAACTCGGAGGGTATGTCCTGTGCCGATGTCGTTGGAAAATGCATCGAGCTTGCGGCAACCAATCAGGCGATCGCGACCTTGGACAACTGGTCGCTGACCCCGGTCACCCCGGGAGAGAAAAAGAATCCGCCCTGCCCCGAGTGCGGGGAGCCTCTGGATTTCGGCGAGGGCTGTAATCAGGGGATCTGCAAGCACTGCGGATGGAGCGGCTGCAGCTGA
- a CDS encoding TetR family transcriptional regulator has protein sequence MKTEKAIRSAFIDLVAEKGFDELSVKDIVDAADIGRGTFYLHYKDKYALLESFEIEIGTNLREIIRGEVFPLTEGRTLTKTVVALFTYFEENILIMRALFGEKGSCSFQSRLKDRLWHDVFAEKLVTVALQDSFSVPLDYLLAYINASHFNVFLTWIQKEKPERESPEEIARIILKISLLSPYRIR, from the coding sequence ATGAAAACCGAGAAGGCAATCCGCTCCGCTTTCATAGACCTTGTGGCGGAAAAAGGATTTGACGAGCTTTCGGTCAAGGATATCGTTGATGCCGCCGACATTGGGAGAGGGACCTTTTACCTGCATTATAAGGACAAGTATGCTCTTCTTGAGTCGTTCGAGATCGAGATTGGCACAAATCTCCGGGAAATTATCCGGGGAGAGGTCTTTCCGCTGACCGAAGGGCGCACTCTTACGAAGACGGTCGTGGCTCTCTTTACGTATTTCGAAGAAAACATCCTGATCATGCGGGCACTGTTTGGCGAAAAAGGCTCCTGTTCCTTCCAGAGCAGACTCAAAGACCGTCTCTGGCATGATGTTTTTGCGGAAAAACTCGTTACGGTGGCTTTGCAGGATAGTTTCTCCGTCCCGCTCGATTATCTTCTGGCGTACATCAACGCATCGCATTTCAATGTGTTTCTGACCTGGATTCAGAAAGAAAAACCGGAACGTGAGTCTCCCGAAGAGATCGCCCGCATCATTTTAAAAATCAGTCTTCTTTCGCCCTACCGAATCAGATGA
- the thiC gene encoding phosphomethylpyrimidine synthase ThiC — protein sequence MHSIIQNCLHGDLSDIAEAAKSEGMTPEALSRNIIAGRTILLKNEAREYKPCVIGEGATVKINVNIGTSGVTCDPAKEMVKAQVAIQNGADAIMDLSTGGDLTAIRKEILKLGIPVGTVPIYEAVRRAGNVVDLTADILFSVILDQAKQGVDFMTLHCGVNLDVLDALTLDPRVMGVVSRGGSFHTAMMLSSGEENPLYKEYDYLLEILDEYEISLSLGDGMRPGAYVDSSRLAKSQEYLTLGKLARRAKDTGVQRMIEGPGHMDYNEISYNVKMIKEITDFAPLYLLGPLVTDIAPGYDHITGAIGGAAAACAGADFLCMVSPSEHLALPNVDDIIEGTRVCKVAAHVGDLSRRRDVELPRQAKMAEARKNLDWQAQYDLSLFGGHAKEIHDRDGVCETCSMCGDLCAIKIVEKALQKKI from the coding sequence ATGCATTCCATCATTCAGAACTGCCTCCACGGAGATTTATCCGATATTGCCGAGGCTGCAAAATCCGAGGGAATGACGCCGGAGGCCCTTTCCAGAAATATCATAGCAGGCCGGACCATTCTTCTGAAAAACGAGGCGCGTGAGTATAAACCGTGCGTGATCGGCGAGGGGGCGACCGTCAAGATCAATGTAAATATCGGAACGTCCGGCGTCACCTGCGATCCGGCAAAGGAGATGGTAAAAGCACAGGTGGCGATTCAAAACGGCGCCGACGCCATTATGGATCTGTCCACGGGAGGCGATCTTACCGCGATCCGAAAAGAGATCCTCAAACTTGGTATCCCGGTTGGGACCGTCCCGATTTATGAGGCGGTTCGCCGTGCCGGAAACGTCGTCGACTTAACGGCGGATATCCTGTTTTCCGTGATCCTCGACCAGGCAAAACAGGGCGTCGATTTCATGACGCTTCACTGCGGGGTCAATCTGGATGTTTTGGATGCCCTGACTCTCGATCCCCGGGTGATGGGGGTCGTTTCCCGGGGCGGATCATTCCATACGGCGATGATGCTTTCAAGCGGCGAGGAAAATCCGCTCTATAAAGAATATGATTATCTTCTCGAGATCCTCGATGAATACGAGATCTCTCTTTCGCTTGGCGACGGTATGCGCCCGGGAGCCTATGTCGATTCAAGCAGACTTGCCAAGTCCCAGGAGTATCTGACGCTTGGAAAACTTGCCAGACGTGCCAAGGACACAGGGGTTCAGCGAATGATCGAAGGTCCGGGACACATGGACTACAACGAGATCTCCTACAATGTGAAAATGATAAAGGAGATCACGGACTTCGCACCGCTGTATCTTTTAGGCCCGCTTGTTACGGATATCGCTCCGGGGTATGATCACATCACGGGCGCGATCGGCGGGGCCGCTGCTGCCTGTGCCGGAGCCGATTTCCTGTGCATGGTTTCCCCGTCCGAGCATCTTGCTCTTCCCAACGTCGATGATATCATCGAAGGGACCAGAGTCTGCAAAGTCGCTGCTCATGTTGGAGACCTTTCCCGCAGAAGAGATGTCGAACTTCCCCGCCAGGCAAAAATGGCGGAGGCCCGCAAGAATCTCGACTGGCAGGCTCAGTATGATTTGTCTCTTTTCGGCGGACATGCCAAAGAGATCCATGACCGGGATGGGGTGTGCGAAACCTGTTCGATGTGCGGGGATCTTTGTGCGATAAAAATCGTCGAAAAAGCTCTGCAAAAAAAGATTTAA
- a CDS encoding arginine decarboxylase, pyruvoyl-dependent, producing MVVPKKVFFTRGKGVHKDQLVSFEMALRNAGIAPFNLVYVSSIMPPDAEIVSRDEGLATLRPGEIVYCVMAKNASNEPNEKISAAIGLAVPQIHDKQHGYLSEHHCVGLSEKQCGAYAEELARTMLDTIMQKQGGNILKTSNISIATETDQDGNWTTVVATAVFVC from the coding sequence ATGGTAGTTCCCAAAAAAGTATTTTTTACCCGAGGAAAAGGCGTGCATAAAGATCAGCTCGTTTCGTTCGAAATGGCCCTGAGAAACGCAGGAATCGCTCCGTTCAATTTAGTCTACGTATCATCCATTATGCCGCCGGACGCAGAAATCGTCTCGCGCGATGAGGGACTCGCAACTTTGAGGCCAGGAGAGATCGTATATTGCGTTATGGCCAAAAACGCATCAAATGAACCAAATGAGAAAATATCGGCAGCTATCGGACTTGCAGTCCCACAGATTCACGACAAGCAGCACGGGTATCTTTCGGAGCATCACTGTGTTGGACTCTCGGAAAAACAGTGCGGGGCATATGCCGAAGAACTCGCCAGAACGATGCTGGATACAATCATGCAGAAACAGGGCGGCAATATTCTGAAAACCAGCAATATCAGCATTGCTACTGAGACAGATCAAGACGGCAACTGGACGACCGTTGTCGCAACGGCAGTCTTCGTCTGTTAA
- a CDS encoding ABC transporter ATP-binding protein — protein sequence MNSIPVVELHDVSKIYPMPAGDVHALNHVNFSIQKGEFVAIMGPSGSGKSTLMNMIGCLDVPTSGEIKINGKLTSDMTDDELTLHRRDTIGFIFQKFNLISLLTAYENVEYPLILKHGHKDTTTRTRDLLRMVGLTDGQMQHTPYELSGGQQQRVSIARALANDPTFLVCDEPTGNLDSKMSMQIMDILTDLHSQGRTVVMVTHDPKTADYAERIVIIKDGEIVDE from the coding sequence ATGAACTCGATCCCTGTGGTCGAACTGCATGACGTCTCCAAAATCTATCCGATGCCCGCCGGAGACGTCCATGCATTAAACCACGTAAATTTCTCCATTCAGAAAGGAGAATTTGTGGCCATCATGGGACCGTCAGGTTCTGGCAAATCGACACTGATGAATATGATCGGGTGTCTGGACGTCCCAACTTCCGGCGAGATCAAGATCAACGGGAAGTTGACGTCGGATATGACCGACGACGAGCTGACCCTCCACCGGAGAGACACGATCGGATTCATCTTCCAGAAGTTCAACCTGATCAGTCTCCTGACGGCATACGAAAACGTCGAGTATCCGCTGATCTTAAAACACGGACATAAAGACACGACGACCCGAACCAGAGATCTCCTCAGAATGGTCGGCCTCACCGACGGTCAGATGCAGCACACACCGTATGAACTCTCCGGCGGTCAGCAGCAGAGGGTGTCCATTGCCCGGGCTCTTGCAAACGATCCGACATTCCTGGTGTGCGATGAGCCGACGGGAAATCTGGATTCGAAGATGAGTATGCAGATCATGGATATCCTGACCGATCTGCACTCTCAGGGAAGAACGGTTGTTATGGTTACCCATGATCCGAAAACGGCAGATTACGCCGAGCGTATTGTGATCATCAAGGACGGTGAGATCGTCGATGAGTGA
- a CDS encoding PAS domain S-box protein translates to MVEQTGEFSEILTLLRENPRGMSVTEIADATHLNRNTIARYMDNLLVSGRVEMRTFGKAKVFFLSKRVPVSAMLNLSSEMVLLIDADLKVIQANESLVSFLSAEADDIVGKYVYDSACKTFCNDVLTDQIRAALQGETVRSELRLLKNGTNCYLDQRIYPMVLPDGRPGVTVVWDDITENVNSADALEQSEAMFRRLVETIHDVIWSLDENFCIQYISPQIANVTGYSPEELTGRQFSEFMPAGAAARFNWELASAVSRENGFMLPEFPFICKDKRKIYCEFSGSPVLLEEESIFLGYNGALRDVTDRRDAELGAKRWKRFLDGVMNNIPAIITVIGMESREYYYVNKSAEKFLQLSKNELSQMTSKEILAKIGSVRLTEAHDTVALTSKEARVSEDRIVVNGETRYISAQVIPMNLSVDRQYLLTIVNDITEEDADRQRQMMSRELAFILEGVSSTKEMWDPLLDMLPNISGFESVGVYQLSIFDDYTMFRSRNGRFAPAIHTNSMIHRIIRKGEPVIFDKHRMRLLPENTVSPMDQAKSLVIMPVIFEGRTVACVILGSKTALAPDTVRRTLLLSTTFQISTVASRCLVLEKLQRERDRTRSYLDVAGDLLVAVNRDGNVEMLNKYGTKILGYTEAELMGRNWFTTVIPEKARQRRIDGFQKLIAGNFHEDDYVYEGVVRCKDGTEKTLRWRNTPLHEECGSIAGIVSSGEVV, encoded by the coding sequence ATGGTAGAGCAGACAGGTGAATTCTCCGAAATTCTCACGCTTTTACGAGAGAACCCGCGGGGAATGTCAGTCACCGAGATCGCCGACGCCACGCACCTGAACCGGAACACCATAGCACGGTATATGGATAACCTGCTTGTTTCCGGACGGGTCGAGATGCGCACATTCGGAAAAGCGAAGGTGTTTTTTTTATCGAAACGGGTCCCCGTATCGGCGATGCTCAACCTTTCATCCGAGATGGTCCTGCTGATTGATGCGGATCTCAAAGTCATTCAGGCAAATGAATCATTAGTATCGTTCCTTTCCGCAGAAGCCGACGATATCGTCGGAAAATATGTGTACGACAGTGCCTGCAAAACGTTCTGCAACGATGTGCTCACCGACCAGATAAGAGCAGCCCTCCAAGGGGAGACGGTCAGGAGTGAACTGCGCCTTTTGAAAAACGGGACCAACTGCTATCTTGATCAGAGAATATATCCCATGGTCCTTCCCGACGGACGTCCCGGCGTAACGGTCGTCTGGGACGATATCACGGAAAATGTAAACTCGGCGGACGCGCTCGAACAAAGCGAAGCGATGTTTCGGCGTCTCGTCGAAACGATCCATGACGTCATCTGGTCGCTGGACGAAAACTTCTGTATCCAATACATAAGCCCCCAGATCGCCAATGTGACCGGATACTCGCCCGAGGAACTCACCGGGCGTCAATTTTCCGAGTTTATGCCGGCGGGAGCGGCGGCCCGTTTCAACTGGGAACTCGCGTCAGCAGTATCCCGGGAAAACGGATTCATGCTTCCCGAATTTCCCTTTATCTGCAAAGATAAACGAAAGATCTACTGCGAGTTTTCCGGATCGCCTGTTCTTCTCGAAGAAGAATCAATCTTCCTTGGATACAACGGCGCACTTCGCGACGTGACTGACCGGAGAGATGCGGAGCTTGGAGCAAAACGGTGGAAGCGATTCCTGGACGGCGTGATGAACAATATCCCGGCAATCATTACCGTAATCGGGATGGAGTCACGGGAATACTATTACGTCAACAAATCTGCTGAAAAGTTCCTTCAGCTATCGAAAAATGAACTTTCCCAGATGACGTCAAAAGAAATTCTGGCAAAAATCGGATCGGTGCGTTTGACGGAAGCCCACGACACGGTGGCTCTGACCAGCAAAGAGGCCAGGGTTTCGGAAGACCGGATCGTGGTCAACGGAGAGACCAGATACATCTCGGCACAAGTTATTCCCATGAATCTCTCGGTCGACCGGCAGTATTTGCTGACGATCGTGAACGACATCACCGAAGAGGATGCAGACCGGCAGCGGCAGATGATGAGCAGGGAACTTGCCTTCATTCTGGAAGGCGTATCCTCGACCAAGGAGATGTGGGACCCACTGCTCGATATGCTCCCGAATATCTCAGGCTTCGAGTCGGTGGGGGTTTATCAGCTGAGCATCTTCGATGACTACACGATGTTCAGGTCGAGAAACGGCAGATTCGCCCCCGCGATCCATACCAACTCGATGATTCATCGAATCATCAGAAAAGGCGAGCCGGTCATCTTCGACAAACACCGGATGAGACTTCTGCCGGAAAACACCGTCTCACCGATGGATCAGGCAAAATCACTGGTCATAATGCCGGTCATCTTCGAGGGAAGAACGGTCGCCTGCGTAATCCTTGGATCGAAAACGGCACTCGCGCCGGACACCGTCCGCAGGACACTCCTTTTATCAACAACATTCCAGATCAGCACCGTTGCATCAAGATGTCTTGTCCTGGAGAAACTCCAGCGGGAACGCGACCGGACACGAAGTTATCTCGATGTGGCCGGCGATCTGCTTGTCGCCGTCAACCGTGACGGAAATGTCGAGATGCTCAATAAATACGGCACGAAAATCCTCGGCTACACCGAAGCGGAGCTGATGGGAAGAAACTGGTTTACCACCGTGATCCCCGAAAAGGCGAGACAGAGAAGGATCGACGGATTCCAAAAACTCATCGCAGGAAATTTCCATGAGGATGATTACGTGTATGAGGGGGTCGTCCGCTGTAAAGACGGAACGGAAAAGACCCTCAGATGGAGAAATACCCCGCTCCATGAAGAATGCGGGAGTATCGCAGGCATCGTTTCATCCGGAGAAGTAGTTTAG
- the npdG gene encoding NADPH-dependent F420 reductase — MTEMEKNTTRYKVGIIGGTGNIGEGLARRICISGKYDVSLGSRDPAKAATAADGVTCCLAERKCEIGGTCSGGSNASVCDADIIILSVPFDKIESTIETIGKSVFENKIVVSLINPMLRFPKEKYFLPDRPAEGSAALAIKKMLPASAKLTTAFNIVASGKWMELDEELDYSVCVCSDDEEAKRIVMDLFASVSKLVPLDAGPLACAATIESITPLVITLAMRNGLKDVGVYFR, encoded by the coding sequence ATGACTGAAATGGAAAAGAATACAACCCGGTACAAGGTTGGAATAATTGGCGGAACCGGCAATATCGGTGAGGGTCTTGCCCGCCGTATCTGCATAAGCGGTAAATACGATGTCTCTCTTGGGTCCCGCGACCCGGCAAAAGCAGCAACTGCCGCCGACGGCGTAACCTGCTGTCTGGCCGAGCGTAAATGCGAAATCGGCGGAACCTGCAGCGGAGGATCGAATGCAAGCGTGTGTGATGCAGATATCATTATCCTCTCCGTACCGTTCGATAAGATCGAATCGACCATCGAAACGATCGGCAAATCCGTGTTCGAAAATAAGATCGTGGTCTCGCTGATCAATCCGATGCTCCGATTCCCAAAAGAGAAATACTTCCTGCCGGATCGCCCGGCCGAAGGTTCGGCAGCTCTTGCGATCAAGAAGATGCTTCCGGCGTCTGCCAAACTCACGACCGCCTTCAACATTGTTGCCTCAGGCAAATGGATGGAGCTCGATGAAGAGCTTGATTATTCTGTCTGTGTCTGCAGTGACGATGAGGAAGCAAAACGGATCGTTATGGATCTTTTCGCGAGCGTATCAAAACTCGTTCCGCTGGATGCCGGCCCGCTTGCCTGTGCAGCGACGATTGAAAGCATCACTCCGCTCGTCATCACTCTTGCCATGAGAAACGGCCTGAAGGATGTCGGCGTCTACTTCAGATAA
- a CDS encoding GIY-YIG nuclease family protein yields MDKGIYCLILECAGPCTVKIGALGSIEFKKGWYLYAGSALGSGGLSRVSRYIRFFREQYRKPKWHIDYLMAADEITLTGVICAKTEERLECVLAKTIGGTCTTDFGCSDCSCASHLFYRTDPPETEVVRAFERTGLVPIFHLIR; encoded by the coding sequence ATGGATAAGGGCATTTACTGTCTTATCCTCGAATGTGCCGGACCCTGTACGGTCAAAATCGGTGCACTGGGGTCAATAGAGTTCAAAAAAGGCTGGTATCTGTATGCCGGTTCGGCGCTTGGTTCGGGCGGACTCTCCAGAGTTTCCCGGTATATTCGGTTTTTTCGTGAACAATACCGGAAACCCAAATGGCACATCGATTATCTGATGGCAGCAGATGAAATCACTCTTACAGGAGTCATCTGCGCAAAAACCGAAGAACGCTTGGAGTGCGTTCTCGCAAAAACTATCGGAGGAACATGCACGACAGACTTCGGCTGCTCGGATTGTTCCTGTGCATCGCATCTGTTCTACAGAACGGATCCGCCGGAGACGGAAGTCGTCCGTGCTTTTGAGAGAACGGGACTTGTGCCGATCTTTCATCTGATTCGGTAG